In a genomic window of Muntiacus reevesi chromosome 1, mMunRee1.1, whole genome shotgun sequence:
- the LOC136153854 gene encoding RNA-binding protein with serine-rich domain 1-like, which produces MAPSPSGRKGSSDEQSKDGSGDKAGPKESREKYRGRARTRKWSSASSGGSSSRSRSSCSTGSGSSSGSSSSSASSRSGRSSPSSSSRSSSSSSSSSSSSTGSLGPSRHRRGKRQRPHSKQPERDEKERRRHSLSPKPTKVYIARLTRNVTKDHIREIFSTFGKVRVIDMPAERMHSDLSDAYVEFETPDEAEMAMKHMDGGQIDGQEIRATAVPPPRHLGPRRRMRSPPARWRRSPSWRRRRSPSARLRLRSRERRRPRCPRHRLPRSRSSSSSSSSRR; this is translated from the coding sequence ATGGCACCTTCTCCCAGCGGACGCAAAGGGAGCTCTGATGAGCAGTCCAAGGACGGCTCTGGAGATAAAGCCGGCCCCAAGGAGTCACGCGAGAAGTACCGTGGCAGGGCCAGAACTCGAAAGTGGAGCAGCGCTTCCAGTGGTGGGAGCAGCTCCAGATCTCGGTCCAGCTGTAGCACCGGCTCGGGCTCCAGCAGCGGCTCCAGCTCGTCTTCAGCATCCAGCCGCTCGGGTCGTTCCAGCCCGTCCAGCAGCTCCAGatccagctccagctccagctccagctccagcagCTCCACTGGCTCTTTGGGGCCTTCTCGGCATAGAAGAGGCAAGAGACAGCGGCCTCACTCCAAACAACCCGAAAGAGacgaaaaggaaaggagaaggcaCAGCCTCTCCCCTAAACCCACCAAGGTGTACATCGCAAGACTCACCAGGAACGTGACCAAGGACCACATCAGGGAGATATTCTCCACCTTCGGGAAAGTCAGAGTGATTGACATGCCTGCAGAGAGGATGCACTCCGATCTGTCTGATGCTTACGTGGAGTTCGAGACTCCAGACGAGGCTGAGATGGCGATGAAGCACATGGACGGAGGACAAATCGACGGCCAGGAGATCAGGGCCACCGCCGTGCCGCCGCCCCGGCACCTCGGCCCTCGCAGGAGAATGCGGTCACCGCCCGCCAGGTGGCGCAGGTcaccctcctggaggaggagacggtCGCCTTCGGCTCGGCTCAGGCTCCGGTCCCGGGAGCGCAGGCGACCCCGCTGCCCCCGCCACCGCCTCCCCCGGAGCcgctccagctccagctccagctcctccCGAAGGTGA